Proteins encoded by one window of Emticicia oligotrophica DSM 17448:
- a CDS encoding Gfo/Idh/MocA family protein, whose protein sequence is MKKLLFWGLFLSLSVVFAQEKNVKMGIVGMTHDHVYQILHNPNRAGVEIVGFAEPNKELALRLLKKYNLPESLWFSSLEEMITKAKPEAVCDFRSIIEHLETVQKCAPKGIHVMVEKPLAVNFAHAKEMEALANKHHIQLLTNYETTWYASNHQTFRMIHEQNAIGDIRKVVIHDGHRGPKEIGVSNEFFSWLTDPIKNGGGAIIDFGCYGADIMAWLMKGERPTSVTAITQTIKPEIYPNVDDEATIVVTYPKAQGIFQGSWNWPFDRKDIEVYGKTGYVFADKSPQMTIRKGDRNALPEEKIAVTPLETPMNDAFTYFAAVARGKVKSENDLGSLKINMVAMEILDAAVKSSKTGKTVVLK, encoded by the coding sequence ATGAAAAAACTTCTTTTTTGGGGCTTATTTCTAAGCCTATCTGTTGTATTCGCACAAGAAAAAAACGTAAAAATGGGAATCGTAGGCATGACCCACGACCACGTTTATCAAATCTTACACAATCCTAATCGAGCAGGAGTAGAAATTGTAGGTTTTGCCGAGCCCAATAAAGAATTGGCCTTAAGATTATTGAAGAAGTATAATTTGCCCGAAAGTCTTTGGTTTTCGAGCCTCGAAGAAATGATAACCAAAGCCAAACCCGAAGCGGTTTGTGATTTTAGAAGTATCATTGAGCACCTCGAAACCGTACAAAAATGTGCTCCCAAAGGCATACATGTAATGGTTGAAAAACCGCTTGCTGTAAACTTTGCCCATGCTAAAGAAATGGAAGCCTTGGCTAATAAACACCATATTCAATTATTAACTAACTATGAAACTACTTGGTACGCCAGCAATCATCAGACTTTTCGAATGATTCATGAGCAAAATGCTATTGGGGATATAAGAAAAGTGGTTATTCATGATGGACATCGTGGGCCCAAAGAGATTGGGGTTAGCAATGAATTTTTTAGTTGGCTTACTGACCCCATAAAAAACGGCGGTGGAGCAATTATTGATTTTGGTTGTTATGGTGCGGATATTATGGCTTGGCTTATGAAGGGTGAAAGACCTACTTCTGTGACAGCCATTACACAAACTATTAAACCAGAAATATATCCAAACGTTGACGATGAAGCGACGATTGTGGTAACTTACCCTAAAGCTCAAGGAATTTTTCAAGGTTCTTGGAATTGGCCTTTTGATAGAAAAGACATTGAAGTTTATGGAAAAACAGGCTATGTTTTTGCCGATAAATCGCCTCAAATGACAATCAGAAAAGGCGATAGAAATGCACTTCCCGAAGAAAAAATTGCCGTAACACCTCTCGAAACACCCATGAACGATGCTTTTACTTACTTTGCTGCGGTGGCACGTGGTAAAGTAAAATCAGAAAACGATTTGGGTTCTTTAAAGATAAACATGGTAGCGATGGAAATTTTAGATGCTGCCGTGAAATCATCAAAAACTGGGAAGACGGTTGTGTTGAAATAA
- a CDS encoding serine hydrolase domain-containing protein, which yields MMKSFKSFPFQSLPFILLFFISFSFIACQNNGSTSETKPIDSVALKKEEARIKKEINADKKAALIEQIIQQKLKEGFNGNILVAQKGVIIYQNAFGFANFEDTLRNNLQSKFQLASLSKTFTAVAVMKLAEQGKLGLDFTVKDYYPNFPYDGITIRSLLCHRSGLPFYQYTFDKTVRQSKVYPTNQEIMTWFANAQPTPSRFNLPDHYFGYNNTNFAILAALVEKVTNKSFEAYMRESIFLPSGMKNTFVVTTKNDSININRTIGYQYGRRVAKDYYDDITGDKGVYSTLGDLLLWYKALRNNTLISKESFREMIMPRSFEFPGLRNYGYGFRLWVNAKQQTDYVYHTGWWKGYNTIMFFDPREDFVIILLSNRYNRTVYNIKQLIEVMHGGSSTMEESILDE from the coding sequence ATGATGAAATCGTTTAAAAGCTTTCCTTTCCAAAGCCTTCCTTTTATTTTACTTTTTTTTATTTCTTTTTCCTTTATTGCCTGTCAAAATAATGGTTCAACTAGCGAAACTAAACCTATTGATAGTGTAGCTCTGAAAAAAGAAGAAGCACGTATAAAAAAAGAAATTAATGCTGATAAAAAAGCAGCTCTAATTGAGCAAATTATTCAACAAAAACTAAAAGAAGGTTTCAACGGAAATATCTTAGTTGCTCAAAAAGGAGTAATTATTTATCAAAATGCCTTTGGTTTTGCCAATTTTGAAGATACTCTTAGAAATAATCTTCAATCGAAATTCCAATTAGCCTCTTTATCTAAAACATTCACAGCGGTGGCTGTTATGAAGTTAGCTGAACAAGGTAAATTAGGACTTGATTTTACCGTAAAAGACTATTACCCAAATTTCCCATACGATGGCATTACGATTCGTAGTTTGCTTTGTCATCGTTCGGGTTTACCGTTTTATCAATATACCTTCGATAAAACTGTCAGACAGTCAAAGGTGTATCCAACAAATCAAGAAATCATGACTTGGTTTGCCAATGCACAGCCTACTCCTAGTAGATTTAATCTCCCTGACCATTATTTCGGTTATAATAATACTAACTTTGCTATTTTAGCAGCATTGGTTGAGAAAGTAACTAACAAATCATTTGAGGCTTATATGCGTGAAAGTATCTTCTTACCTTCGGGCATGAAAAATACTTTTGTGGTTACTACGAAAAATGATTCTATAAATATTAATCGCACGATTGGGTATCAATATGGTCGAAGAGTAGCAAAAGATTATTATGATGATATTACGGGTGATAAGGGGGTTTATTCGACCTTGGGAGACCTTCTTCTTTGGTATAAAGCATTAAGAAACAATACTTTAATTAGTAAGGAATCTTTCCGCGAAATGATAATGCCACGCAGTTTTGAGTTTCCAGGACTTAGAAATTATGGCTACGGATTTAGACTTTGGGTGAATGCGAAACAACAAACCGACTATGTTTATCACACTGGTTGGTGGAAAGGCTATAATACGATTATGTTTTTTGACCCACGTGAAGATTTTGTAATAATTCTGTTGAGTAACCGCTATAATCGAACGGTGTATAATATCAAACAACTCATTGAAGTTATGCACGGTGGTAGCTCAACAATGGAAGAAAGTATTTTAGATGAATAA
- the sppA gene encoding signal peptide peptidase SppA: MLQFLKYVFATIVGIFLFTVLSFFLLLGIGSLMSSSDTKTEVAANSVLKLDLNQVIRENAPEEDPLNDILSGGNSPGQVSLPQIKEALANAKIDPNIKGIYLKAENPMAGFATLKEVREYLLDFKKSNKFIYSYAETMTEGGIYLASVADKSYITPAGGVDFNGLSANYTFMKGLFEKIGIKPEIFRVGEYKSAVEPFFLTKMSDANREQTQSFISDIANNFYGDIASARKLSLEEVNTILNKALIQEPSDAVKYKILTNTGYWDEFETALRHELGSEKDKKIEYITLNKYLKADKLVKEGSNSNRIAVIVGEGDILSGESQDGTIGSETIVKELQKARKDSKIKAIVLRINSGGGSALASDVMWREVELTKKVKPVIASMGDYAASGGYYMAMGCDTIVAQPTTLTGSIGIFGVMFNVEKLMNEKLGVTFDGVKSHEYANFPSATRTMTDAEKNMIQNGVNKGYESFTSKAAKGRHMSVEKLKSLASGRVWTGSQGQANGLVDILGGIDVAIKVAAQKAKLKEGDYRVKYLPIQKSSIETLIEKFGNDQEDAKLKAYLGDFAPYAKQLKNLQSMDKIQARMPFELEIK, translated from the coding sequence ATGTTACAATTTTTGAAATATGTTTTTGCAACGATTGTCGGTATCTTTCTTTTCACAGTTCTTAGCTTCTTTTTGTTACTAGGAATCGGAAGTTTGATGTCGAGTTCTGACACTAAAACTGAAGTTGCTGCAAATTCAGTACTTAAACTCGATTTGAATCAAGTAATCCGTGAAAACGCTCCAGAAGAAGACCCACTGAATGATATTTTATCGGGCGGAAATTCACCGGGCCAAGTAAGTTTGCCACAAATCAAAGAAGCTTTGGCTAATGCAAAAATCGACCCGAACATCAAGGGAATTTATTTAAAAGCTGAAAACCCGATGGCCGGTTTTGCTACTTTGAAAGAGGTGAGAGAATATTTGTTAGATTTTAAGAAGTCAAATAAGTTTATTTACTCTTATGCCGAAACCATGACTGAAGGTGGCATTTATTTAGCTTCAGTAGCAGATAAAAGCTATATAACTCCAGCTGGAGGCGTAGATTTTAATGGTTTGAGTGCCAACTATACTTTCATGAAAGGCCTTTTTGAGAAAATTGGTATAAAACCCGAAATTTTCCGTGTGGGTGAATATAAAAGTGCAGTAGAGCCATTTTTCTTGACAAAAATGAGTGATGCAAATCGCGAGCAAACGCAATCGTTCATCTCAGATATCGCTAATAATTTTTACGGAGATATTGCATCAGCACGTAAGCTTTCTTTGGAAGAAGTAAATACAATTCTCAATAAAGCCTTGATTCAAGAGCCATCAGATGCAGTGAAGTACAAAATTCTAACAAACACTGGCTATTGGGATGAATTCGAAACCGCACTTCGCCACGAATTAGGTTCTGAAAAAGATAAAAAGATAGAATACATAACTTTAAATAAATACCTCAAAGCCGATAAATTGGTAAAAGAAGGTAGTAACTCAAACCGTATTGCAGTAATTGTCGGTGAAGGAGATATTCTTTCGGGCGAAAGTCAAGATGGTACAATTGGCTCGGAAACTATCGTAAAAGAATTGCAAAAAGCCCGAAAAGATAGTAAAATCAAAGCGATTGTATTACGTATCAATTCAGGTGGTGGAAGTGCCTTGGCTTCTGATGTGATGTGGAGAGAAGTAGAATTGACTAAAAAAGTAAAACCAGTCATTGCTTCAATGGGCGATTATGCTGCTTCGGGAGGGTATTACATGGCAATGGGTTGCGATACCATTGTGGCTCAGCCAACTACACTCACAGGCTCGATTGGTATTTTTGGGGTGATGTTTAATGTGGAGAAGTTGATGAACGAAAAGTTAGGTGTAACGTTTGATGGCGTGAAATCTCACGAATATGCCAATTTCCCATCTGCTACTCGCACAATGACTGATGCAGAGAAAAATATGATTCAAAATGGGGTGAATAAAGGTTACGAAAGCTTTACTTCTAAAGCTGCCAAAGGCCGCCACATGAGTGTAGAGAAATTGAAAAGTCTTGCAAGTGGTCGTGTTTGGACAGGCTCACAAGGCCAAGCCAACGGATTGGTGGATATTTTGGGTGGTATTGATGTGGCTATTAAAGTAGCAGCACAAAAAGCTAAACTAAAAGAGGGCGATTATAGAGTAAAATATCTTCCAATACAAAAATCAAGTATTGAGACACTCATCGAAAAATTTGGTAATGACCAAGAAGATGCAAAACTTAAAGCGTATTTAGGCGATTTTGCTCCGTATGCCAAGCAACTCAAAAATCTTCAAAGCATGGATAAAATTCAAGCCAGAATGCCATTTGAGTTAGAGATAAAGTAA
- the mreC gene encoding rod shape-determining protein MreC, translating to MSQLFRLIFRIRNFLLFAILELVSFWLLVKNNHYWDVSFFNTSNYYAAKTLESSNYVKNYMNLGNINDQLIAENAQLKKAVATMQSLKPREGEYYKVDSAFARRFEFKVAKVVNNTVGLSKNYLTIDKGTLDGIEPGMGVICPQGVVGTVMQCSEHFSRVYSILHSESKVSSEVKNTTLRVKNDKALGIAEWGGLNPKIINLNTIDRFKPIKQGDSVVTSEQNVIYPSGTMIGKIRKLSAKQDQAFFDIEVELATDFRNLSYVYIVNNKLKKEQDLLEQSTTEEKK from the coding sequence ATGTCGCAACTCTTCCGACTCATATTTCGCATACGAAATTTTCTTTTGTTTGCTATTCTCGAACTTGTCAGCTTTTGGTTGCTCGTGAAGAACAATCATTATTGGGATGTTTCGTTTTTTAACACATCCAACTACTACGCTGCCAAAACACTCGAAAGCTCGAATTATGTAAAAAATTACATGAATCTTGGCAACATAAACGACCAATTAATTGCCGAAAATGCTCAATTAAAAAAAGCAGTTGCTACTATGCAATCACTAAAGCCAAGAGAAGGAGAATACTATAAAGTAGATTCGGCTTTTGCTCGTAGATTTGAATTTAAAGTAGCTAAGGTGGTCAATAATACCGTTGGCTTATCGAAAAACTATTTGACTATTGATAAAGGTACCCTCGATGGTATTGAGCCAGGTATGGGCGTTATTTGCCCACAAGGGGTAGTAGGAACTGTCATGCAGTGCTCAGAACACTTCTCACGTGTGTACTCCATTCTTCACTCAGAATCGAAGGTTTCTTCTGAAGTTAAGAATACGACACTTCGTGTGAAAAACGATAAAGCTTTAGGTATTGCAGAGTGGGGTGGTTTGAATCCTAAAATTATTAACCTAAATACGATTGACCGCTTTAAGCCAATCAAACAAGGTGACTCGGTGGTTACTTCTGAGCAAAACGTTATTTACCCATCAGGTACGATGATTGGTAAGATTCGTAAACTGAGTGCCAAACAAGACCAAGCCTTCTTCGATATTGAGGTTGAATTGGCAACTGATTTCCGTAACTTGTCATACGTTTATATCGTAAACAACAAGTTGAAAAAAGAACAAGATTTATTAGAGCAATCAACTACCGAAGAAAAGAAATGA
- a CDS encoding copper homeostasis protein CutC, with amino-acid sequence MLEICSFSLESCLTAQNAGAGRVELCGGMFEGGTTPSAGLIRLARKHLHVKLYVMIRPRGGDFCYSDAEFAVMKEDIQTAKDLGADGVVFGILNPDGSIDQIRTSELVRLAAPLKVTFHRAFDVANNPIQALEDIIACGCERILTSGQKNTAIEGIDLLKTLVEKSQNRIEIMAGSGVSAQNAQQFLSVGVRALHMTGKGIQESKMIFRKPDVSMASAALSNEFEIYEADFEKCKAVAALLPA; translated from the coding sequence ATGCTCGAAATTTGTAGTTTTTCTTTAGAATCTTGCCTAACTGCTCAAAATGCAGGTGCTGGCCGTGTAGAATTATGTGGTGGGATGTTTGAGGGGGGTACAACTCCATCGGCTGGATTGATTCGTTTGGCACGTAAGCATCTTCATGTCAAACTCTATGTAATGATTCGCCCGAGAGGAGGCGATTTTTGTTACTCCGATGCTGAATTTGCCGTTATGAAAGAAGATATTCAAACGGCGAAAGATTTAGGGGCTGATGGCGTAGTTTTCGGAATTTTAAATCCTGATGGAAGCATTGACCAAATACGTACTTCAGAATTAGTTCGTTTAGCGGCACCTTTAAAAGTAACTTTTCACCGAGCATTCGATGTGGCTAATAACCCCATTCAAGCATTAGAAGATATTATAGCGTGTGGTTGTGAAAGAATTTTGACTTCGGGCCAAAAAAACACTGCCATCGAAGGAATTGATTTGCTTAAAACTTTGGTTGAAAAATCTCAAAATCGTATTGAAATTATGGCTGGAAGTGGAGTTTCTGCTCAAAATGCCCAACAATTTTTATCAGTTGGTGTGCGTGCACTACACATGACAGGCAAGGGGATTCAAGAAAGTAAAATGATTTTCCGCAAGCCCGATGTGAGTATGGCTAGTGCGGCACTAAGCAATGAATTTGAAATTTATGAAGCAGATTTTGAGAAATGCAAGGCAGTAGCTGCATTGCTACCTGCCTAA
- the yihA gene encoding ribosome biogenesis GTP-binding protein YihA/YsxC: MKTPKLIEAKFVTSAADYRKCPPPTKPEYAFIGRSNVGKSSLINMLAGNKNLAKTSQVPGKTQLINHFEINKKYYIVDLPGYGFAKAPKNEREKWGDMIGNYLANRESLVCVFVLIDIRHEPQRVDLEFLDFLGERDVPFCLIFTKADKVGGLTAEKNVELFKKTMLLSWTKIPQYFITSSERRLGRDEILQAIEEMNLSFTK, translated from the coding sequence ATGAAAACTCCAAAATTAATAGAAGCGAAGTTTGTTACGAGTGCCGCCGACTATCGAAAATGTCCGCCGCCAACCAAACCCGAATATGCCTTCATTGGCCGTTCGAACGTTGGGAAATCTTCGTTAATAAATATGCTGGCGGGTAATAAAAACCTAGCCAAAACCTCACAAGTTCCTGGGAAAACGCAACTTATTAATCACTTCGAGATTAATAAAAAGTACTATATTGTTGATTTGCCAGGCTATGGATTTGCCAAAGCTCCTAAAAACGAACGAGAAAAATGGGGCGATATGATTGGAAATTATTTAGCTAATCGAGAAAGCCTTGTTTGTGTGTTTGTGTTGATTGATATTCGCCACGAACCACAAAGAGTTGATTTAGAATTTCTCGATTTCTTGGGTGAGCGTGATGTGCCTTTTTGTCTAATTTTTACGAAAGCAGATAAAGTTGGAGGGCTTACTGCGGAGAAAAACGTTGAGTTATTTAAAAAAACGATGCTATTGAGCTGGACGAAAATTCCTCAATATTTCATTACTTCATCGGAAAGACGTCTTGGGCGTGATGAAATATTGCAAGCAATCGAAGAGATGAATCTGTCTTTTACGAAATAA
- a CDS encoding DUF5606 family protein, which yields MELLRDIAHISGKSGLYRILKPGRGGVIVETLDDKKQKEMVSSNARVSVLKDISIYTEDPNTSIPLSDIFLKAREIHGEKVDFDFKNASNAQVFDLFGAIMPEFDRERVYASDVKKIITWYNILSATMPELFVPSAETAEEAKA from the coding sequence ATGGAATTATTAAGAGATATTGCCCACATTTCAGGTAAAAGCGGTTTGTATAGAATTTTGAAACCCGGACGTGGTGGGGTGATTGTTGAAACACTCGATGACAAAAAGCAAAAAGAAATGGTAAGTTCAAATGCTCGTGTATCGGTATTGAAAGACATTTCTATTTATACTGAAGACCCAAATACGTCAATTCCTTTAAGTGATATTTTCTTGAAGGCTCGTGAAATTCACGGAGAGAAAGTTGATTTCGACTTCAAAAATGCTTCAAATGCTCAAGTTTTTGACCTTTTTGGTGCAATTATGCCTGAGTTCGACCGTGAGCGTGTATATGCTTCAGATGTGAAAAAAATCATTACTTGGTATAATATTCTTTCGGCTACTATGCCAGAATTATTTGTACCATCGGCTGAAACTGCTGAAGAAGCAAAAGCATAA
- a CDS encoding ATP-binding cassette domain-containing protein has protein sequence MSIKIQNLSKVYGTQRAVDDISFEVAKGEIVGFLGPNGAGKSTTMKILTGYLPATDGSAVVNGFDVKISPMEVKKSIGYLPEHNPLYLDMYVREFLEFVGSLYGLRCKTLEIKVAETIKMVGLDLEKHKKISQLSKGYRQRVGLAQALIHNPDVLILDEPTTGLDPNQLVEIRELIKSVGRNKTVIFSTHIMQEVEAICDRVVIINRGKIVANGTLSELKQGGKGIEEVFRELTA, from the coding sequence ATGTCAATAAAAATTCAAAATCTAAGTAAAGTTTATGGCACCCAACGTGCCGTTGATGATATATCTTTCGAAGTTGCCAAGGGCGAAATCGTTGGCTTTTTGGGCCCCAATGGTGCAGGAAAATCTACGACGATGAAAATCCTTACGGGCTATCTACCTGCCACCGATGGTTCGGCTGTGGTTAATGGTTTCGATGTAAAAATATCGCCCATGGAAGTAAAAAAGAGCATTGGATATTTGCCTGAGCATAATCCACTTTATTTGGATATGTATGTGCGTGAATTTCTTGAATTTGTGGGTTCGCTTTATGGTTTAAGATGTAAAACTTTAGAAATTAAAGTAGCCGAAACCATCAAAATGGTGGGTTTAGATTTAGAAAAACATAAAAAAATTAGTCAATTATCTAAAGGCTATCGCCAACGTGTGGGTTTAGCACAAGCTCTTATTCATAACCCAGATGTGCTAATTCTAGATGAGCCTACTACTGGTCTTGACCCCAATCAATTGGTAGAAATTCGAGAATTGATAAAATCGGTTGGGCGAAATAAAACAGTTATTTTTAGCACCCATATTATGCAGGAAGTAGAAGCTATCTGCGACCGCGTAGTGATTATTAATCGAGGAAAAATTGTAGCTAATGGTACCCTTTCCGAACTCAAACAAGGCGGAAAAGGTATTGAGGAAGTTTTTCGTGAACTAACAGCGTAA
- a CDS encoding GH3 auxin-responsive promoter family protein, with the protein MGVRSILSKPIAAYVVAQQKKWMARSAEVQAEWREKLVSQAAQTVFGRDHHFKDIHSYDDFKQAVPIRDYEDLKPYIKRVTEGEENILWNGKPLYFAKTSGTTSGTKYIPISKDSIDNHISSARNALLNYIHETGNSKFLDNKLIFLSGSPEMTEKAGIKTGRLSGISTHHVPAYLQANRLPSYETNCIEDWETKLEKIIDETINQPMSLISGIPPWVQMYFDRIQARTGKKIKDVFPTFDLFVYGGVNFEPYRAKLFESIGKKIDSVELFPASEGFFAYQDKQNNEGMLLLLNTGIFYEFIPAEEFFNEKPTRLSIEQVELGKNYALIVNNNAGLWGYSIGDTVKFVSLNPYRVIVSGRIKHYISAFGEHVIGEEVEKAMKYACERQPEVEIVEFTVAPMVTPAEGLPYHEWLIEFAVPPRDIEQFNNDLDKRMTELNVYYDDLITGSILRKLVITSLPKNAFIDYMRSQGKLGGQNKVPRLSNDRKIADALHKA; encoded by the coding sequence ATGGGAGTTCGTTCGATACTTAGTAAACCCATAGCAGCGTATGTGGTTGCACAGCAAAAGAAGTGGATGGCTCGTTCGGCGGAAGTACAAGCCGAATGGAGAGAAAAATTAGTAAGCCAAGCTGCTCAAACAGTTTTCGGTCGTGACCATCATTTCAAAGACATTCATTCGTATGATGATTTCAAACAGGCCGTTCCGATTCGTGATTACGAAGACCTTAAACCCTATATCAAGCGAGTAACCGAAGGTGAAGAAAATATACTTTGGAATGGGAAACCGCTTTATTTTGCCAAAACTTCGGGTACTACTTCAGGTACAAAGTATATTCCAATTTCGAAAGATTCTATTGATAATCATATCAGTTCGGCACGAAATGCCCTCTTGAATTATATTCACGAAACAGGTAATTCTAAATTTTTAGATAATAAGCTCATTTTTCTTTCAGGAAGTCCAGAAATGACCGAAAAAGCAGGTATTAAAACTGGTCGTTTGTCGGGAATTTCTACGCACCACGTTCCTGCTTATTTACAAGCGAATCGTTTACCCTCTTACGAAACAAATTGTATTGAAGACTGGGAAACGAAATTGGAAAAAATCATTGATGAAACCATCAATCAACCTATGAGCCTTATTTCGGGCATTCCACCATGGGTGCAGATGTATTTCGACCGTATTCAGGCTCGTACGGGTAAAAAGATTAAAGATGTTTTTCCAACATTCGATTTATTCGTTTATGGGGGAGTAAACTTCGAACCATATCGTGCGAAACTATTCGAATCTATCGGAAAGAAAATCGATTCGGTTGAGCTATTTCCTGCTTCAGAAGGATTTTTTGCTTACCAAGATAAGCAAAACAACGAAGGAATGTTGTTATTGCTTAATACTGGTATTTTCTATGAGTTTATTCCCGCAGAAGAGTTTTTCAATGAAAAGCCTACTCGTTTGAGCATCGAACAAGTAGAATTGGGTAAAAATTATGCTCTTATTGTGAATAATAATGCTGGACTTTGGGGATATTCGATTGGGGATACAGTGAAATTCGTATCCCTGAATCCTTACAGAGTAATTGTTTCAGGGCGTATCAAACATTATATTTCAGCTTTTGGCGAACACGTGATTGGCGAAGAAGTTGAAAAAGCCATGAAATATGCTTGCGAACGACAACCCGAAGTAGAAATAGTTGAATTTACAGTCGCACCAATGGTTACGCCAGCCGAAGGTTTGCCTTATCATGAATGGCTGATTGAGTTTGCTGTTCCTCCAAGAGATATAGAGCAGTTCAATAACGATTTAGATAAGCGAATGACCGAACTGAATGTGTACTATGATGACCTAATTACAGGAAGTATTCTTCGTAAATTGGTCATTACATCACTTCCCAAAAATGCATTTATTGATTACATGCGTTCACAAGGAAAATTAGGTGGACAGAACAAGGTTCCGCGTCTATCAAACGACCGTAAGATTGCAGATGCCCTTCATAAAGCATAA
- a CDS encoding rod shape-determining protein, which translates to MAGLFNFLTSDIAIDLGTANTLIIYKDQIVVDEPSIIALDKITGKVLAIGHKAMQMHEKTNENIKTIRPLKDGVIADFTAAELMIRGMIKMIETGRSWFFSPSHRMVICIPSGITEVEKRAVKDSAEHAGAKEVYMVHEPIAAAIGIGIDIEQPNGSMIADIGGGTTEIAVIALSGIVCEASVRIAGDLFTRDIVDYMRREHNLLIGERSAEFIKIQVGAALPDLDNPPADIEIRGRDLMTGIPKEIKVTYSEIAYALDKSISKIEEAIMRALEMSPPELSADIYENGIYLTGGGALLHGLDKRLAIKTKLPIHVADDPLRAVVRGTGEILKNIEKYRAVIVQ; encoded by the coding sequence ATGGCTGGATTGTTTAACTTCCTCACGAGTGACATCGCGATTGACTTGGGTACGGCAAATACCCTCATTATCTACAAAGACCAAATCGTTGTAGATGAACCTTCTATCATTGCTTTGGATAAAATTACTGGAAAAGTGTTGGCGATAGGACACAAAGCGATGCAAATGCACGAAAAAACCAATGAAAATATAAAAACTATTCGTCCACTCAAAGATGGTGTAATTGCCGATTTTACCGCCGCTGAATTAATGATTCGTGGTATGATTAAAATGATTGAGACGGGTCGTAGTTGGTTTTTCTCTCCTTCACACCGTATGGTTATTTGTATTCCATCGGGTATTACTGAGGTTGAGAAACGTGCGGTAAAAGACTCTGCCGAACACGCAGGTGCCAAAGAAGTTTATATGGTTCACGAGCCAATTGCTGCGGCTATCGGTATTGGTATTGATATTGAGCAACCTAATGGCTCAATGATTGCCGACATTGGTGGAGGTACAACAGAGATTGCAGTTATTGCACTTTCGGGTATCGTTTGTGAAGCTTCGGTTCGTATTGCGGGTGACTTGTTTACAAGAGATATTGTTGACTATATGCGTCGTGAGCATAATTTGCTTATCGGTGAACGTTCGGCTGAATTTATTAAAATTCAAGTTGGTGCAGCATTGCCAGACTTAGATAATCCTCCAGCAGATATCGAAATCCGTGGCCGTGACTTGATGACGGGTATTCCGAAAGAAATTAAAGTAACTTATAGTGAGATTGCTTACGCTCTTGATAAATCTATTTCGAAAATCGAAGAAGCTATCATGCGTGCATTGGAGATGTCGCCACCAGAACTTTCTGCCGATATCTACGAAAATGGTATTTATTTGACAGGTGGTGGAGCATTGCTTCATGGTTTAGATAAGCGTTTGGCAATTAAAACAAAACTTCCTATTCACGTAGCTGATGACCCACTTCGTGCGGTTGTGCGTGGAACAGGTGAGATTTTGAAAAATATCGAAAAATACAGAGCAGTTATAGTTCAGTAA
- a CDS encoding DinB family protein, translating into MSLIAMYLQELEQESATTRKFLSIVPDDKLDWQPHPKSMTIRQLATHIAELPTWITYGITTDELDFAQTPYEPKVINNRAELLAYFEECFADGRSVLVPENESKLSESWVLRAGDQIYMDITKAETIRNALSQTIHHRAQLGVFLRLLDIPIPGSYGPSADELS; encoded by the coding sequence ATGTCACTTATTGCAATGTACCTCCAAGAATTAGAACAAGAATCGGCTACTACTCGTAAGTTTTTGTCGATTGTTCCAGATGACAAATTAGATTGGCAGCCACACCCAAAGAGTATGACGATTCGTCAATTAGCTACACACATTGCTGAATTACCTACTTGGATTACCTATGGTATTACGACTGATGAATTGGATTTTGCCCAAACTCCTTACGAACCAAAGGTAATCAACAATAGAGCTGAATTATTGGCTTATTTTGAAGAATGCTTTGCTGATGGTCGTTCGGTATTGGTTCCTGAAAATGAAAGTAAATTATCAGAATCTTGGGTACTTCGTGCGGGTGACCAGATTTACATGGATATCACGAAGGCTGAAACCATACGCAATGCCTTGAGCCAAACAATTCACCACCGTGCTCAATTAGGAGTTTTCTTACGCCTTTTGGATATTCCGATTCCTGGAAGTTACGGCCCAAGTGCCGATGAATTAAGTTAA